Proteins encoded within one genomic window of Triticum aestivum cultivar Chinese Spring chromosome 2D, IWGSC CS RefSeq v2.1, whole genome shotgun sequence:
- the LOC123050058 gene encoding NAC domain-containing protein 21/22: MSSSMSMVEARLPPGFRFHPRDHELVLDYLCHKLSGGGGRGGGGGGVDMVDVDLNKCEPWELPDAACVGGREWYFFSRHDRKYATGQRTNRATHTGYWKATGKDRVITGDGAAAVVGMRKTLVFYLGRAPRGTKTEWVMHEFRVEGRPPRSVHRQLAAPHDGPLPSLLEEDWVLCRVFYKSTTASPTPASDESSGSLSSDLGVAPVLLPVAPINVVGRTPMAEITDGYYGQQEYPTGILPVVHHWPAAPLPFTSFRDMLGDMVEGSRGDPKPEWSVDDGYTRQSVPQTWNPF; encoded by the exons ATGAGCAGCTCGATGAGCATGGTGGAGGCAAGGCTGCCGCCGGGGTTCCGGTTCCACCCGAGGGACCACGAGCTCGTGCTGGACTACCTCTGCCACAAGCTCTCCGGTGGTGGAggccgtggcggcggtggcggtggagtgGACATGGTCGACGTCGACCTCAACAAGTGCGAGCCATGGGAGCTTCCAG ACGCGGCGTGCGTGGGCGGCAGGGAGTGGTACTTCTTCAGCCGGCACGACCGCAAGTACGCGACGGGGCAGCGCACCAACCGCGCCACGCACACCGGCTACTGGAAGGCCACGGGCAAGGACCGCGTCATCaccggcgacggcgcggcggcggtcgTCGGGATGCGCAAGACGCTCGTCTTCTACCTGGGGAGAGCCCCCCGGGGAACCAAGACCGAGTGGGTCATGCACGAGTTCCGCGTCGAGGGCCGCCCGCCGCGCTCGGTCCACCGCCAGCTCGCCGCCCCCCACGACGGCCCGCTGCCGTCTCTCCTCGAG GAGGACTGGGTGTTGTGCAGGGTGTTCTACAAAAGCACAACCGCCTCACCAACACCGGCCTCCGACGAGTCGTCAGGTTCCCTGAGCAGCGACCTTGGCGTGGCGCCGGTGCTGCTGCCCGTAGCACCTATCAATGTCGTTGGCCGGACGCCGATGGCCGAGATCACGGACGGCTACTACGGGCAGCAAGAGTACCCCACTGGCATCCTTCCGGTTGTGCACCACTGGCCCGCGGCGCCATTGCCGTTCACGAGCTTCAGGGACATGCTAGGTGACATGGTGGAAGGGAGCCGTGGTGACCCGAAGCCAGAGTGGAGCGTTGACGACGGCTACACGCGTCAGAGCGTGCCACAGACTTGGAACCCGTTCTGA